In Pedobacter sp. WC2423, the following are encoded in one genomic region:
- the pgk gene encoding phosphoglycerate kinase, which yields MKTIDQCDFKDKKALVRVDFNVPLDKDFNITDDKRMRAALPTITKILNDGGAVILMSHLGRPKGGPENQFSLKHILGDLSRMLDLEVKFADDCIGTSAVEAARNLVPGQVLLLENLRFYKEEEKGDKDFAAKLAKLGDVYVNDAFGTAHRAHASTSIIAEFFPTEKYFGYLMAEELKNAEKINHNAEKPFTAIMGGAKVSDKILLIESLLEKVDNLIIGGGMAYTFSKAQGGEIGTSLLEADRMELCLQLLEKAKAKGVNIILPLDTVIADKFDNNAEKKNVDAGHIPADWMGLDIGPKSVELFSEVIKKSKTLLWNGPMGVFEMANFEQGTRAVANAVVAATKENGAFSLIGGGDSAAAIAKFNLEDEVSYVSTGGGALLEYMEGKELPGVKAING from the coding sequence ATGAAAACAATTGACCAATGTGATTTCAAGGATAAGAAAGCTTTAGTAAGGGTAGATTTTAACGTGCCTTTAGATAAGGATTTCAATATTACAGACGACAAAAGAATGCGTGCTGCATTACCAACGATCACTAAAATTTTGAATGATGGTGGCGCTGTGATTTTAATGTCACACTTAGGCCGTCCAAAAGGAGGTCCTGAAAATCAATTTTCGCTGAAACATATTTTAGGTGATTTATCAAGAATGCTTGATCTTGAAGTTAAATTTGCTGATGATTGTATTGGTACTTCTGCTGTTGAGGCAGCAAGAAACCTTGTTCCGGGACAGGTTTTATTATTAGAAAACCTTCGTTTTTACAAAGAAGAAGAAAAAGGAGATAAAGATTTTGCAGCTAAGCTTGCAAAGTTAGGTGATGTATATGTAAATGATGCTTTTGGTACAGCTCACCGTGCGCATGCTTCTACTTCAATTATTGCTGAGTTTTTTCCAACAGAAAAATACTTTGGTTATCTGATGGCTGAAGAGCTGAAAAATGCAGAAAAAATCAACCACAATGCAGAGAAACCTTTCACTGCGATTATGGGTGGCGCGAAAGTATCAGACAAAATCCTTTTGATCGAGAGCTTACTTGAAAAAGTAGATAACCTGATTATTGGTGGTGGTATGGCTTATACTTTCAGTAAAGCACAAGGTGGTGAAATCGGTACTTCTTTATTGGAAGCAGATCGTATGGAGCTTTGTTTGCAATTGCTGGAAAAAGCGAAAGCAAAAGGTGTAAATATCATTTTACCACTGGATACTGTTATCGCTGATAAATTTGACAATAACGCTGAAAAGAAAAATGTTGATGCAGGTCATATCCCGGCAGACTGGATGGGATTAGATATTGGTCCTAAGTCTGTTGAGCTTTTTTCTGAAGTCATTAAGAAATCAAAAACGTTATTATGGAATGGTCCGATGGGTGTTTTTGAAATGGCTAATTTTGAGCAGGGTACGCGTGCAGTTGCGAACGCTGTTGTAGCGGCCACAAAAGAAAATGGTGCATTTTCTTTAATTGGTGGTGGTGACTCTGCTGCTGCGATAGCTAAATTCAACCTGGAAGATGAAGTAAGTTATGTTTCTACCGGTGGTGGTGCATTGCTTGAATACATGGAAGGTAAAGAACTGCCTGGTGTTAAGGCTATTAACGGATAA
- a CDS encoding IS1182 family transposase — MSVRKPIFRPYHQDQLMALPPNLDDLIPTDHTVRIVNDVINAINVEPLLKAYHVRGGSNYHPLMLLKVLVYGYLTNIYSSRKLAEACRERVPFMWLSAMNKPDHNTINRFRGVRLKHALRSVFEEVVKLLAKEELLSIDQVYTDGTKIEANANKYTFVWKKSIQTNKEKMKKQLDEIWNYAQSVAADEDMMPEPPTATTINKESVKATVEKLNKVLADNDQVDKKVKAKLRYINQNFPVNIDKYEQQEVILGERNSYSKTDTDATFMRMKEDHMLNGQLKPAYNIQISTSNQFIVNYTIHPNPTDTTTLKTHLEQHESSFGKVPKTLTADAGYGSEENYTLLEGKQMEAYVKYNLFDKGQNDTYNKKYPFAADKLFYNNQLDVYICPMGQQMHYIGDTTKKTTTGFKQIYRNYQAKNCSKCPLNGICHKSKTNRIMEINVNLKRLKQKAHELLNTEEGIRHRKKRCFDVEPVFANIKQNHGFRRFMLRGKEKVEIEWGLLAIAQNLRKKAA; from the coding sequence ATGTCAGTAAGAAAACCTATTTTCAGACCCTACCACCAGGATCAGCTCATGGCGCTCCCGCCTAATCTTGATGATCTAATCCCTACAGACCATACCGTAAGAATCGTCAATGATGTGATCAATGCAATCAATGTTGAACCACTTCTAAAAGCCTATCACGTACGTGGTGGCTCTAATTATCACCCGCTTATGCTTTTAAAAGTATTGGTTTATGGATATCTCACCAATATTTATTCCAGTCGTAAGTTAGCTGAAGCCTGCAGGGAAAGAGTTCCTTTTATGTGGCTGAGCGCGATGAATAAGCCTGACCACAATACGATCAACCGTTTTCGTGGGGTACGCCTTAAACATGCACTTCGCAGTGTTTTTGAAGAAGTTGTTAAGCTGCTGGCCAAAGAAGAGCTGCTGAGTATTGACCAGGTTTATACCGATGGGACCAAGATTGAAGCTAATGCCAATAAGTACACTTTTGTCTGGAAGAAATCAATCCAGACCAACAAGGAAAAGATGAAAAAGCAATTGGACGAGATCTGGAATTACGCACAAAGTGTTGCAGCCGATGAGGATATGATGCCTGAGCCACCCACTGCGACCACGATCAATAAGGAAAGTGTTAAGGCTACTGTTGAAAAGCTCAATAAAGTTCTGGCAGACAATGATCAGGTTGATAAAAAGGTAAAAGCAAAGCTCAGGTACATTAACCAGAACTTTCCTGTAAATATTGATAAATATGAGCAGCAGGAGGTTATTCTTGGAGAAAGAAACAGCTATAGCAAAACCGATACTGATGCTACATTTATGAGAATGAAGGAGGATCACATGTTAAATGGTCAGCTCAAACCGGCATATAATATTCAGATATCGACTTCTAACCAGTTCATTGTAAATTACACCATCCACCCAAATCCAACGGATACCACCACTTTAAAAACTCATCTGGAGCAGCATGAAAGTAGCTTTGGCAAAGTACCCAAAACCCTTACTGCAGATGCAGGATACGGCTCAGAAGAGAACTATACGCTGCTTGAAGGAAAGCAAATGGAAGCTTATGTGAAATACAATCTGTTTGACAAGGGCCAAAATGATACCTATAACAAAAAATACCCTTTTGCCGCAGATAAGTTGTTTTACAATAATCAGCTGGACGTTTATATCTGCCCGATGGGACAGCAGATGCATTACATCGGTGACACCACTAAAAAAACAACTACCGGATTCAAGCAGATCTACAGAAACTACCAGGCTAAAAACTGCAGTAAATGTCCTTTAAACGGCATTTGCCATAAATCAAAAACCAACCGCATCATGGAGATAAATGTTAACCTGAAAAGGTTAAAACAAAAGGCTCATGAACTGTTAAATACTGAAGAAGGAATAAGACATCGAAAAAAGCGATGCTTCGATGTTGAACCGGTCTTTGCAAATATTAAACAGAATCACGGATTCCGCCGCTTCATGCTCCGGGGCAAAGAGAAAGTGGAGATAGAATGGGGTTTATTAGCTATCGCACAGAACTTAAGGAAAAAAGCAGCCTAA